In Thermococcus stetteri, the following proteins share a genomic window:
- a CDS encoding McrC family protein has protein sequence MRDFRVVTLYEFENRPLSELKGLGLQATERELMRFTEAVNALYGGDSPVFTITYDPRRDEYHLKTHGSVGFAYYLSGDGVVLVQVLPKPFRYDREDGRSLLFFLQLFNMYYQMGLEPSEIREIVSEYGRQKALDEIFRYLYVLMLSRALSRGLYYEYGDLEESSQTIRGKILVNELARRPPWKADLPVRYSLLLEDNPLNRILKGALEVVVKSARLSETRKIGGILLDLFRDVDDPKPGDFEKVSFNHLNERFRTVFRLARVMYSGLAAGGSRRFLPGVFIRMDELFETLVYRTLRTALGPDAEVRFQVQLPHVIKNASEIEARFGALFMMGNPLPDIVVSTTEGTCVVEVKYRNLYVYHRGENRAHRKLVRKSDELYQAYTYSRLVSEYWRARKVPVLLVYPRLEGTYNHWIPNLFSARIEDTFEFFDGTRVGVFGYELSMIGSEILLRRNSVAIDEDTAENLRSFILGLCSSGEV, from the coding sequence ATGAGGGACTTCAGGGTCGTGACCCTCTACGAGTTCGAGAACAGGCCCCTTTCCGAGTTGAAAGGCCTAGGGCTTCAAGCGACCGAGCGGGAGCTTATGAGGTTTACAGAAGCGGTGAACGCCCTCTACGGCGGCGACAGTCCCGTCTTTACCATCACCTATGACCCGAGGAGGGACGAGTACCACCTGAAGACCCATGGAAGCGTTGGGTTCGCCTACTACTTAAGCGGCGATGGGGTTGTGCTCGTGCAGGTACTTCCAAAACCCTTCAGGTACGACCGGGAAGACGGCCGCTCCCTACTCTTCTTTCTTCAGCTATTCAATATGTACTACCAAATGGGTCTCGAACCTAGCGAGATAAGGGAAATAGTGTCTGAATACGGCAGACAGAAGGCACTGGACGAAATTTTCAGGTACCTCTACGTCCTTATGCTATCGCGAGCACTGTCCCGGGGGCTTTATTACGAATACGGGGATCTCGAAGAGAGCTCCCAGACGATTCGGGGCAAGATCCTAGTAAACGAACTCGCCCGGCGACCACCCTGGAAGGCAGATCTGCCGGTAAGGTACTCCCTTCTTCTCGAGGACAACCCTCTCAACAGGATTCTGAAGGGGGCCCTTGAAGTTGTCGTGAAGTCCGCCCGCCTCAGCGAGACGAGGAAAATTGGTGGGATTCTCCTCGACCTCTTTAGGGATGTTGATGATCCAAAACCCGGGGACTTTGAAAAGGTGTCCTTCAACCACCTGAACGAGAGGTTCAGAACTGTCTTCAGGCTGGCAAGGGTGATGTACTCCGGACTAGCCGCTGGAGGTTCGAGGAGGTTTCTCCCAGGGGTATTCATTAGGATGGACGAGCTTTTTGAGACGCTCGTTTACAGAACGCTGAGAACAGCCCTAGGGCCTGATGCGGAGGTCAGGTTCCAGGTGCAACTCCCCCACGTTATAAAGAACGCAAGTGAAATTGAGGCGAGGTTTGGGGCGCTCTTCATGATGGGCAACCCGCTCCCGGATATAGTCGTGAGCACCACTGAGGGAACCTGCGTCGTTGAAGTTAAGTACAGAAACCTCTACGTGTATCACAGGGGTGAAAACAGAGCACATAGAAAACTCGTGAGAAAGAGTGACGAACTCTACCAAGCCTACACCTACTCCCGGCTAGTCAGCGAGTACTGGAGAGCCAGGAAGGTCCCTGTTCTCCTCGTGTACCCGAGGCTTGAAGGCACTTACAACCATTGGATACCAAACCTCTTCAGCGCGCGCATTGAGGACACCTTTGAGTTCTTTGACGGAACGAGGGTGGGAGTCTTTGGGTACGAGCTCTCGATGATAGGAAGCGAAATCCTGCTCAGGAGAAACTCCGTGGCAATCGATGAAGACACCGCCGAGAACCTAAGGTCATTCATCCTTGGACTCTGCTCATCGGGAGAGGTTTAA
- a CDS encoding GTP cyclohydrolase IV, with the protein MFVETQEEVPEIREPLRRVGITNLRTVAKINWKGREYTFLPLIEVTIDVPPEKKGIHMSRLVESITEAMSEAVEEEVAKVHSSLEELGKSVIERLEGKHPHKMAEVWIKTHLIIPRTTPASKKTSYEPYDVEVGVIKNEDGSFEKVLRVRVIGNTACPHAMANNNGKTHIQRAIGELEIRAPFEEEIPLEDMINVVESSFSHPTYTLLKTVDENAVVQGMYRNPKFVEDVAREIFAKAKEKFKGRIHVRVISNESIHKHDVIAETWS; encoded by the coding sequence ATGTTCGTCGAGACACAGGAAGAAGTTCCCGAAATCAGAGAGCCGCTCCGGAGAGTCGGCATAACCAACCTCAGAACAGTCGCCAAGATAAACTGGAAAGGGAGGGAGTACACCTTCCTTCCTCTTATAGAGGTAACCATCGATGTTCCACCGGAGAAGAAGGGCATACACATGAGCAGGCTCGTCGAGAGCATAACGGAAGCGATGAGCGAAGCGGTTGAAGAGGAAGTGGCAAAAGTCCACAGCTCCCTTGAGGAGCTTGGAAAGAGCGTCATAGAGAGGCTCGAAGGGAAGCACCCGCACAAGATGGCGGAGGTCTGGATCAAGACCCACCTCATCATCCCGAGGACAACTCCGGCCAGCAAGAAGACCAGCTACGAGCCCTACGACGTCGAGGTCGGCGTCATAAAAAACGAGGACGGCTCATTCGAGAAGGTTCTCAGAGTGAGGGTGATAGGGAACACGGCCTGTCCTCATGCCATGGCAAACAACAACGGCAAGACACACATCCAGAGGGCCATTGGCGAGCTAGAGATAAGGGCGCCCTTTGAGGAGGAAATCCCGCTCGAGGATATGATAAACGTCGTCGAAAGCTCCTTCAGCCACCCGACCTACACGCTCCTGAAGACGGTGGACGAGAACGCCGTAGTTCAGGGAATGTACAGAAACCCGAAGTTCGTCGAGGACGTTGCCAGGGAAATATTCGCAAAGGCGAAGGAGAAATTCAAAGGCAGAATCCACGTGAGGGTCATCAGCAACGAGAGCATCCACAAGCACGACGTCATAGCGGAGACGTGGAGCTGA
- a CDS encoding UPF0179 family protein produces MIIHQEVLKVAIITLVGEKLAKPGVEFIFYGPAEPCKTCKLAGVCVGNLEPGRRYKILRVRSMPSHSCPLHEGKVRVVEVVEPSIEVAIEPRLAVVGSVITLKLEDCPELDKRDLFKPEGLFDGDSVKIIEITGEVECNGKTYKIAKVMRKKE; encoded by the coding sequence ATGATCATCCATCAGGAGGTGTTGAAAGTGGCCATAATCACGTTAGTTGGAGAAAAGCTCGCAAAACCGGGGGTTGAGTTCATATTCTATGGTCCGGCCGAGCCCTGCAAGACCTGCAAGCTCGCGGGTGTCTGTGTCGGCAACCTTGAGCCGGGAAGGCGCTATAAGATTCTCAGGGTAAGGAGCATGCCTTCCCACTCCTGTCCGTTGCACGAGGGAAAGGTCAGGGTAGTGGAGGTAGTCGAGCCGAGCATAGAGGTGGCGATAGAGCCGAGGCTGGCGGTAGTAGGGTCAGTGATAACGCTGAAGCTCGAGGACTGTCCCGAGCTTGACAAAAGGGATCTTTTCAAACCGGAGGGACTCTTTGACGGGGACAGCGTGAAGATAATCGAGATAACCGGAGAGGTCGAGTGCAACGGCAAGACCTACAAGATAGCCAAGGTCATGAGGAAGAAGGAGTGA
- a CDS encoding NAD(P)-dependent glycerol-1-phosphate dehydrogenase gives MERRIHLMQLPREVLLGENLTGEVVSVARRIGLTGKALVIYGPKTREIAGKDVEEAIKSAYEVSSLTIRKGATMEEVEKTIEKIKDEGIGWVIAVGGGSIIDVAKLSSFKTGVPFISFPTTASHDGIASANASIRDLGSKTSIKAVPPVAVIADVKIIKTAPYRYLAAGVGDTISNLTAVRDWQLAHRIKGEYYSEYAASLSLMSAKMVMRNADIIRLGNEESVRKVIKALISTGVAMSIAGSSRPASGAEHLFSHALDMLLEKPALHGEQTGVGTIIMAYLHGMKWERVRETLKRVGAPTNAYELGIDPEIIIEALTIAHTIRPERYTILGKDGLTREAAEKAAKITGVI, from the coding sequence ATGGAGAGAAGGATTCATCTCATGCAGCTCCCGAGGGAAGTACTTCTGGGCGAGAACCTCACGGGAGAAGTCGTTAGTGTTGCTAGGAGGATAGGCCTTACTGGAAAAGCCCTCGTAATCTACGGCCCAAAAACCAGAGAAATCGCGGGTAAGGACGTTGAGGAAGCGATAAAATCCGCATATGAGGTGAGCTCCTTAACCATCAGAAAAGGCGCAACGATGGAAGAAGTCGAGAAGACAATTGAAAAGATTAAGGACGAAGGCATCGGCTGGGTTATAGCCGTTGGCGGCGGGAGCATAATAGACGTTGCTAAGCTCTCTTCCTTCAAAACGGGCGTTCCCTTCATAAGCTTTCCAACAACCGCTTCTCACGACGGCATAGCCAGTGCTAACGCCTCCATAAGGGACCTCGGCTCAAAAACCTCAATTAAAGCCGTCCCGCCCGTGGCGGTAATAGCCGATGTCAAAATCATCAAGACAGCTCCCTACCGCTACTTAGCGGCTGGTGTTGGCGACACGATAAGCAACCTTACCGCCGTAAGGGACTGGCAGCTTGCCCACAGGATAAAGGGGGAATACTACAGCGAGTACGCGGCTTCCCTCTCGCTCATGAGCGCCAAGATGGTGATGAGGAACGCCGACATAATCCGCCTCGGAAACGAGGAGTCTGTCAGGAAGGTCATAAAGGCACTCATCTCCACGGGTGTGGCCATGAGCATAGCTGGCTCCTCCAGGCCTGCCAGCGGCGCTGAGCACCTCTTCAGCCACGCCCTCGACATGCTCCTAGAGAAGCCTGCTCTCCACGGTGAGCAGACAGGCGTCGGGACGATTATCATGGCCTACCTCCACGGGATGAAGTGGGAGCGCGTTAGGGAAACCTTAAAGAGGGTCGGCGCACCTACTAACGCATACGAACTTGGAATCGACCCGGAAATTATAATCGAGGCCTTGACGATAGCCCACACCATACGGCCCGAGCGCTACACCATCCTCGGAAAGGATGGGCTGACTCGGGAAGCGGCTGAAAAGGCCGCTAAAATCACTGGAGTTATATGA
- a CDS encoding DUF63 family protein gives MGVGEFFYRYFVEPIKYNQGYNPVNTLVYAIILGIMVLILYKMLKRMRIKIDDRFFLALIPYIVLGPLMRAITDEGLLPRTYLTVSPGGYFVIAGFAIASLFAVWRHLGPDERLYPIYQDFGWVLVGGLVFIVIINWGKLSVKWEYFKYFIPSLVISEAFIWALTKKFKLIADNSVLFYTHFYDATTTFVGIQFFGFWEQHVLARKLIDLTGTPAVMYLEKLLVLIPVVYILDRMMEGEDPELMNFVKLAIFILGFGPGTRNLLIALLG, from the coding sequence ATGGGAGTTGGGGAGTTTTTTTACAGGTATTTTGTGGAGCCCATAAAATACAACCAGGGCTACAACCCAGTTAATACCCTTGTCTATGCGATAATCCTTGGGATAATGGTTCTCATCCTCTACAAGATGCTGAAGAGAATGAGGATAAAGATAGACGACCGCTTTTTCCTCGCGCTGATACCCTACATAGTCCTCGGCCCTCTGATGAGGGCCATAACCGATGAAGGCCTCCTTCCAAGAACGTATCTAACGGTCAGCCCCGGCGGCTACTTTGTTATAGCGGGCTTTGCGATAGCTTCCCTCTTTGCAGTATGGAGACACCTGGGCCCGGATGAGAGACTTTACCCAATATACCAGGACTTCGGCTGGGTGCTCGTCGGCGGGCTGGTTTTCATTGTCATTATCAACTGGGGGAAGCTCTCAGTCAAGTGGGAGTACTTCAAGTACTTTATCCCGAGCTTAGTGATCTCCGAGGCCTTCATCTGGGCGCTGACGAAGAAGTTCAAGCTGATAGCCGATAACAGCGTCCTCTTCTACACCCATTTCTACGATGCGACCACGACCTTCGTCGGGATCCAGTTCTTTGGATTCTGGGAGCAGCACGTACTTGCTAGGAAGCTCATAGACTTAACGGGAACTCCAGCTGTAATGTACCTTGAGAAACTCCTGGTCTTAATTCCGGTCGTTTACATACTTGACAGGATGATGGAGGGTGAAGACCCCGAACTGATGAACTTCGTCAAGCTTGCGATATTCATTCTCGGCTTCGGCCCCGGGACGAGGAACCTGCTCATAGCCTTGCTGGGGTGA
- a CDS encoding bifunctional fructose-bisphosphatase/inositol-phosphate phosphatase, with amino-acid sequence MEFNWSEVALGTAKELKEKIIPLFGTKKAGENVGTNVSGDVTKYVDKVAEDIILKRLVPLGVNVVSEEVGAIDNGSDYTVVVDPLDGSYNFSVGIPIFAFSMGVFKGKKPVYGAIYEFLTKNFYEAKPGEGAYLNGGRIRVNEPEPGKEALSFYTRGRCLGLVRKVKRVRVLGAIAVELAYVARGSLDGVFDIRNYVRPTDVAAGVLLVREAGGIVTDERGREFEVKLSATEKTNVIAVANERLLKTILEVIESGP; translated from the coding sequence ATGGAGTTCAACTGGAGTGAGGTAGCACTTGGAACCGCTAAGGAGCTTAAGGAGAAGATAATCCCGCTCTTCGGGACGAAAAAGGCAGGCGAGAACGTCGGGACGAACGTGAGCGGAGACGTTACAAAGTACGTGGACAAGGTCGCCGAAGACATCATACTAAAAAGGCTCGTCCCTCTGGGAGTGAACGTGGTCAGCGAAGAGGTTGGAGCGATTGACAACGGGAGCGACTACACAGTCGTGGTTGACCCCCTCGACGGCTCCTACAACTTCTCCGTTGGGATACCAATCTTCGCCTTCAGCATGGGAGTTTTCAAAGGGAAGAAGCCAGTTTACGGTGCAATCTACGAGTTCCTGACAAAGAACTTCTACGAGGCGAAGCCCGGGGAGGGAGCATACCTCAACGGGGGCAGGATAAGGGTGAACGAGCCTGAACCTGGAAAGGAAGCCCTGAGCTTCTACACACGCGGAAGGTGCCTCGGCCTCGTCAGGAAGGTGAAGAGAGTCCGCGTGCTCGGGGCCATCGCGGTGGAGCTTGCCTACGTTGCGAGGGGCTCCCTCGATGGGGTCTTCGACATAAGGAACTACGTTAGGCCGACTGACGTCGCCGCCGGCGTCCTCCTCGTGAGGGAAGCGGGCGGAATAGTGACCGATGAGAGGGGAAGGGAGTTCGAGGTAAAGCTTAGCGCGACTGAAAAGACCAACGTAATAGCCGTCGCGAACGAGAGGCTCCTGAAGACGATTCTGGAGGTGATCGAGAGTGGGCCTTGA
- a CDS encoding rhomboid family intramembrane serine protease, whose protein sequence is MGLEHYFHRYGRATFTLFLINVAVYIIEALLSGGNFLSIKGGVLALLGQLNYAVLHYGYWWQLFTAMFVHVNIIHIFFNMYFLLTMGRQLEGVLGSKRVVLTYIVSGLTGNVLTLFLMPPMTLSAGASGALFGIVGALITISGVVGGNMQGALMNAFFLFLINSVLPKVNAFAHLGGLVAGISIGYYYGKVIRRKLMWQYAYGDYW, encoded by the coding sequence GTGGGCCTTGAACACTACTTCCACCGCTACGGGAGGGCGACCTTCACGCTCTTCCTCATCAACGTCGCCGTTTACATTATCGAGGCTCTATTGAGCGGCGGGAACTTTCTGAGCATTAAGGGCGGCGTTCTGGCGCTCCTCGGCCAGTTGAACTACGCCGTCTTGCACTACGGCTACTGGTGGCAGCTCTTCACGGCGATGTTCGTTCACGTCAACATAATCCACATCTTCTTCAACATGTACTTCCTCCTAACGATGGGGAGACAGCTCGAAGGGGTTCTCGGCTCGAAGAGGGTAGTGCTGACTTACATCGTCTCTGGCCTAACCGGAAACGTCCTGACGCTCTTCCTCATGCCTCCAATGACCCTCAGTGCTGGTGCAAGCGGTGCCCTCTTTGGAATAGTCGGGGCGCTGATAACTATAAGCGGCGTCGTGGGTGGGAACATGCAGGGGGCATTGATGAACGCATTCTTCCTGTTCCTGATAAACAGCGTCCTGCCAAAGGTCAACGCCTTCGCCCACCTTGGCGGCCTCGTCGCGGGCATCTCGATAGGCTACTACTACGGAAAGGTCATCAGGAGAAAGCTCATGTGGCAGTACGCCTACGGTGACTATTGGTGA
- a CDS encoding immunoglobulin-like domain-containing protein, translating into MKIIKVPSKDSIGVIPYGSPPEVELEIEVKQRKGELVLWITNPNTTKVEIDNEVELYEFIGYWQKLDPGIIFLKKRIVLIPGETIEQKLPLELPPGRYKVVKYAYLNGARVKVEKEFTVR; encoded by the coding sequence ATGAAGATAATCAAAGTCCCCTCCAAAGACAGCATCGGGGTGATACCCTACGGCTCCCCTCCCGAGGTCGAGCTTGAGATAGAGGTTAAGCAGCGGAAGGGCGAGCTTGTTCTCTGGATAACCAACCCGAACACAACCAAAGTCGAGATTGACAACGAGGTGGAGCTTTACGAGTTCATAGGCTACTGGCAGAAACTTGACCCCGGAATTATCTTTCTAAAAAAGAGGATCGTCCTTATTCCGGGTGAGACAATCGAGCAGAAGCTCCCCCTGGAGCTCCCTCCGGGCAGATACAAGGTCGTTAAGTACGCCTACCTGAACGGGGCAAGGGTTAAGGTGGAAAAGGAGTTCACCGTCCGTTAG
- a CDS encoding helicase C-terminal domain-containing protein translates to MSEYFPYEKLRPNQKEFIDLISEAVKNGENAIVEAPTGFGKTISVLAGVLPFAKEYGYKVLYLARTHRQMDRVIEELKAIHRKKPVSGVELRSRKELCLHTYLRQFTTDAYNAMIVCKNLKKLGKCPFYENEKKKKAEFEEVIRFFLTEPSHPAEILNYAETLELCPYDITKRIAEKADVIVASYLYALSPSIRESLISSLGVDYSDLIIIFDEAHNLPDQAISALSDRLSIHTINRAIKEADEYREHEIANFLSILGKGLEKLYSEKLAERDVEEAPVQPKLVFAHVIGILGINERWLVKTLNEMVSVGDAIREDRIEKGKPPRSYVGRVGEFLLLWLSLIGRDDYLFLMTREKGMSLELVALDPSRALSFIREVQSAIFMSGTLTPLEAFRDVMGIENARMKKFPRMVKKENAQVLVAKDVSTRGDERSLQAYRKMVEYIVEAARLIPKNVGVFTASYEVLQGLLSANLDVRLEKTGKAVFVEQQGVSSRENDLMIAQFKAHAKANGAVLLGVMGGRNSEGQDYSGDEMNGVVLVGIPYARPTPRVQAQIRYFEKKFPGKGKYYGYYLPAHRKLVQAAGRVHRSAEEKGSIVILDYRVLWRSIRKDLPDWMTETMKPVTLQTMRLYLKRFWSNGR, encoded by the coding sequence ATGAGTGAGTACTTTCCCTACGAGAAGCTCAGACCGAACCAGAAGGAGTTCATAGACCTCATCAGCGAGGCCGTTAAGAACGGCGAGAACGCGATAGTTGAGGCTCCTACTGGATTTGGAAAGACCATCAGCGTTCTTGCCGGTGTTCTTCCTTTCGCCAAAGAGTACGGCTACAAGGTTCTCTACCTGGCTAGAACCCACAGGCAAATGGACAGAGTAATCGAGGAGCTGAAAGCCATCCACAGGAAAAAGCCCGTCTCCGGCGTCGAGCTGAGGAGCAGGAAGGAGCTGTGCCTTCACACTTATCTCAGGCAGTTCACAACCGACGCCTACAACGCCATGATTGTCTGCAAGAACCTGAAGAAATTGGGAAAGTGCCCGTTCTATGAGAACGAGAAGAAGAAAAAGGCCGAGTTTGAGGAGGTAATACGGTTCTTCCTGACAGAGCCGAGCCACCCGGCTGAGATACTCAACTACGCGGAGACCCTTGAGCTGTGCCCCTACGACATCACCAAGAGGATAGCTGAGAAGGCCGACGTTATAGTGGCCAGCTACCTCTACGCCCTCAGTCCAAGCATAAGGGAGAGCCTGATAAGCTCGCTCGGCGTTGACTACTCCGACCTCATAATCATCTTTGATGAAGCTCACAACCTTCCAGACCAGGCGATCTCGGCCTTAAGTGACAGGCTCAGCATACACACGATAAACAGGGCGATAAAGGAGGCCGATGAGTACAGGGAGCACGAGATAGCGAACTTTCTGAGCATCCTCGGGAAGGGTCTTGAGAAGCTGTACTCCGAGAAGCTGGCCGAGAGAGACGTCGAAGAGGCCCCTGTACAGCCCAAGCTGGTCTTTGCCCATGTTATTGGAATTCTGGGAATAAACGAGCGCTGGCTCGTTAAGACGCTCAACGAGATGGTTTCCGTTGGAGACGCCATAAGGGAGGACCGCATAGAAAAGGGCAAGCCGCCGAGGAGCTACGTCGGCAGGGTCGGCGAGTTCCTTCTCCTCTGGCTCTCTCTCATCGGTAGGGACGACTACCTCTTCCTGATGACGAGGGAGAAGGGTATGAGCCTCGAGCTTGTCGCCCTCGACCCGTCGCGAGCTCTGAGCTTTATTAGGGAAGTCCAGAGTGCGATATTCATGTCCGGGACGCTGACACCCCTTGAGGCCTTCAGGGACGTTATGGGCATTGAAAACGCCAGGATGAAGAAGTTTCCGAGGATGGTAAAGAAGGAGAACGCCCAGGTGCTGGTTGCAAAGGACGTCTCGACGAGGGGAGACGAACGCTCGCTCCAGGCTTACAGGAAGATGGTGGAGTACATAGTGGAAGCGGCGAGGCTCATTCCAAAGAACGTCGGCGTCTTCACGGCTTCCTATGAGGTTCTTCAGGGCCTCCTCTCTGCCAATCTCGATGTGAGGCTTGAAAAAACTGGAAAGGCCGTGTTCGTTGAACAGCAAGGGGTCTCATCGAGGGAGAACGACCTCATGATAGCCCAGTTCAAGGCCCATGCGAAAGCCAACGGTGCGGTTCTGCTCGGCGTGATGGGAGGAAGGAACAGCGAGGGACAGGATTATTCTGGCGACGAGATGAACGGCGTTGTCCTTGTCGGAATCCCATACGCGAGGCCAACGCCGAGGGTTCAGGCCCAGATAAGGTACTTTGAGAAGAAGTTCCCAGGAAAGGGCAAGTATTACGGCTACTACCTTCCAGCCCACAGAAAGCTCGTCCAGGCAGCGGGAAGGGTTCACCGCTCTGCAGAGGAGAAGGGGAGCATTGTAATCCTCGACTACCGCGTCCTCTGGAGGAGCATAAGAAAGGACCTTCCCGACTGGATGACCGAGACCATGAAGCCGGTGACGCTCCAAACTATGAGGCTCTACCTTAAAAGGTTCTGGTCTAACGGACGGTGA
- the rpl18a gene encoding 50S ribosomal protein L18Ae produces MEVKVFRVKGTFERLGKKQPFTKEYRALKEEHVRELVYSDIGSKHRVPRSKIWIESIEEIKPEEAEDPVVRRLSLEL; encoded by the coding sequence ATGGAGGTCAAGGTTTTCCGCGTCAAGGGTACCTTTGAAAGGCTCGGGAAGAAACAGCCCTTCACCAAGGAATACAGGGCACTCAAGGAGGAACATGTCAGGGAGCTTGTTTACTCCGACATCGGGAGCAAGCACAGGGTTCCGAGGAGCAAGATATGGATCGAGAGCATCGAGGAGATAAAGCCGGAAGAGGCCGAAGACCCGGTCGTCAGAAGGCTCAGCCTCGAGCTTTGA
- a CDS encoding translation initiation factor IF-6, protein MHIERLDFENSPYLGVYGLATDRVLLVREGLGEKKLEVLREVLKVPIIETSIMKSRIVGIFAAGNSNAIIVPWYIWDAELDGIKTALKEFGIDMDVVPFQSRLTALGNLILTNDRAALVSKEFTREEAKAIGDILGVEEVERGMIASYHSVGSVGVVTNRGGLVHPEVTDEELEWLSDLFGVDIYVGTANMGVPFVGSCMLANSHGVVVGHLTTGPEIVKIEEALGFLD, encoded by the coding sequence ATGCACATAGAGAGGCTCGATTTTGAAAACTCCCCATACCTCGGTGTTTATGGTCTTGCCACCGATAGGGTGCTCCTCGTCCGCGAGGGGCTGGGTGAGAAGAAGCTGGAAGTCCTGAGAGAGGTTCTCAAGGTCCCGATCATTGAGACCAGCATAATGAAGTCGAGGATAGTTGGGATATTCGCCGCCGGCAACTCCAATGCCATCATAGTCCCGTGGTACATCTGGGACGCCGAGCTCGACGGGATCAAGACTGCCCTCAAAGAGTTCGGCATCGACATGGACGTCGTTCCATTCCAGAGCCGCCTCACGGCCCTCGGCAATCTCATTCTGACCAACGACAGGGCTGCCCTCGTCAGCAAGGAGTTCACGAGGGAAGAGGCGAAGGCCATCGGTGACATCCTTGGGGTTGAAGAGGTCGAGAGGGGAATGATAGCCAGCTACCACTCGGTCGGCAGCGTCGGAGTCGTCACGAACAGGGGCGGGCTCGTCCACCCGGAGGTGACCGACGAGGAGCTCGAGTGGCTCAGCGACCTCTTCGGCGTTGACATCTACGTGGGGACGGCCAACATGGGCGTTCCATTCGTCGGCTCCTGCATGCTCGCCAACTCACACGGTGTAGTTGTCGGGCATCTGACGACTGGTCCTGAGATAGTTAAGATTGAAGAAGCCCTCGGCTTCCTTGATTGA
- a CDS encoding 50S ribosomal protein L31e has protein sequence MPIKPGEEVVFVVPINKIKKRVPRWKRAPRAARFVREWIARHAKADEVIIGTDVNEKIWERGAEKPPGKLRVKVVVEESEGKRIAKVSLA, from the coding sequence ATGCCGATCAAGCCCGGTGAGGAAGTCGTATTCGTCGTCCCGATAAACAAGATCAAGAAGAGGGTTCCCCGCTGGAAGAGGGCGCCCAGGGCCGCTCGCTTCGTCCGCGAGTGGATAGCAAGGCACGCCAAGGCCGACGAGGTCATAATCGGCACAGACGTCAACGAGAAGATCTGGGAGCGCGGCGCTGAGAAGCCACCTGGAAAGCTCCGCGTCAAGGTCGTCGTTGAGGAGAGCGAGGGGAAGAGGATAGCCAAGGTCTCCCTCGCCTGA
- a CDS encoding 50S ribosomal protein L39e: protein MARNKPFAKKLRLAKAAKQNRRVPVWVIVKTNRKVLTHPKRRHWRRTKLKE, encoded by the coding sequence ATGGCAAGGAACAAGCCCTTTGCGAAGAAGCTCAGACTTGCTAAGGCCGCCAAACAGAACAGGCGCGTCCCTGTTTGGGTGATCGTAAAGACCAACAGAAAAGTTCTCACTCATCCTAAGAGGAGGCACTGGAGGAGAACAAAGCTTAAGGAGTGA
- a CDS encoding thymidine kinase: MHPGGFLEVITGPMFAGKTTELIKRVERQIFAKRKAALFKPAIDNRYSEREVVAHNGLRYEAFVVPTTEEGVEQIKEITLNEGYEVIGIDEVQFFPMSVVEALNELADRGIYVIASGLNLDFKGDPFPVTKELLVRADNIVYLTAICTVCGRPATRSQRLIDGKPAPRNSPVILVGGRESYEARCREHHVVPD, translated from the coding sequence ATGCACCCGGGCGGGTTTCTTGAGGTCATCACGGGCCCAATGTTCGCTGGAAAGACCACCGAGCTGATCAAAAGGGTCGAGAGGCAGATCTTCGCCAAGAGAAAGGCCGCTTTGTTCAAACCGGCCATAGACAACCGCTATTCCGAAAGGGAAGTCGTGGCTCACAACGGTCTTAGATATGAGGCCTTTGTAGTGCCAACCACTGAGGAAGGGGTGGAGCAGATAAAGGAGATCACGCTCAATGAGGGCTACGAAGTCATAGGTATAGATGAGGTTCAGTTCTTCCCGATGTCGGTTGTCGAGGCTTTAAACGAGCTTGCAGATCGGGGTATCTACGTTATAGCCAGTGGTCTAAACCTCGATTTCAAGGGCGACCCTTTTCCGGTAACAAAGGAGCTTTTAGTCAGGGCTGACAACATAGTCTACCTGACGGCGATCTGCACCGTCTGCGGAAGACCCGCAACAAGGAGCCAGCGGCTGATAGATGGGAAACCTGCCCCGAGGAATTCGCCTGTTATCCTCGTCGGCGGGAGGGAGAGCTACGAGGCTAGATGCAGGGAGCACCACGTGGTTCCGGATTGA